The following coding sequences are from one Thamnophis elegans isolate rThaEle1 chromosome 5, rThaEle1.pri, whole genome shotgun sequence window:
- the SIKE1 gene encoding suppressor of IKBKE 1 isoform X1, giving the protein MSVCHQSVFLFDLTNRTSNWPATETDKKKMACTIEKILTDAKTLLERLKDHDNAAETLIDQSTMLHNKVVAMKEAGSTLSHKYQEDAAELKDLSKYKPHILLSQENTQIRDLQQENRELWISLEEHQDALELIMSKYRKHMLQLMMKRKDMDSQSILQVHQTQSAEIESQIDIICEMGEVMRKAVNVDSDQYYKIQEKLAQLELENKELRKLLSISKESVEVRQELLDVTTQATKPQSLNS; this is encoded by the exons ATGAGTGTGTGTCATCAGTCTGTTTTTTTATTCGATTTGACAAACAGGACTTCTAACTGGCCAGCTACTGAGACAGATAAG AAAAAAATGGCCTGCACAATagaaaagatcttgacagatgcCAAGACATTGCTGGAAAGGCTGAAAGATCATGATAATGCTGCTGAGACTCTCATTGATCAGTCCACTATGTTGCATAATAAAGTAGTAGCCATGAAAGAAGCTGGTTCAACTCTTTCACACAAG taTCAAGAAGATGCAGCTGAGCTAAAGGATCTCTCTAAATACAAACCTCACATTCTCTTATCTCAggaaaacactcagatcagagaTCTGCAACAAGAAAATAGAG AGCTATGGATCTCCTTGGAAGAACATCAAGATGCACTGGAACTTATTATGagcaaatacagaaaacatatgcTGCAgctcatgatgaaaagaaaagatatGGATTCTCAATCGATTTTGCAAGTACATCAAACTCAGTCTGCG GAGATTGAGAGTCAGATTGACATAATCTGTGAAATGGGAGAGGTTATGAGAAAAGCAGTTAATGTTGACAGTGAtcagtattataaaatacaagaaAAGCTAGCACAGTTAGAG cTTGAAAATAAAGAGTTGCGAAAATTATTATCAATCAGTAAAGAATCTGTCGAAGTGAGGCAAGAATTACTTGATGTTACAACTCAAGCTACAAAACCTCAGTCCTTGAACAGTTGA
- the SIKE1 gene encoding suppressor of IKBKE 1 isoform X3 has protein sequence MACTIEKILTDAKTLLERLKDHDNAAETLIDQSTMLHNKVVAMKEAGSTLSHKYQEDAAELKDLSKYKPHILLSQENTQIRDLQQENRELWISLEEHQDALELIMSKYRKHMLQLMMKRKDMDSQSILQVHQTQSAEIESQIDIICEMGEVMRKAVNVDSDQYYKIQEKLAQLELENKELRKLLSISKESVEVRQELLDVTTQATKPQSLNS, from the exons ATGGCCTGCACAATagaaaagatcttgacagatgcCAAGACATTGCTGGAAAGGCTGAAAGATCATGATAATGCTGCTGAGACTCTCATTGATCAGTCCACTATGTTGCATAATAAAGTAGTAGCCATGAAAGAAGCTGGTTCAACTCTTTCACACAAG taTCAAGAAGATGCAGCTGAGCTAAAGGATCTCTCTAAATACAAACCTCACATTCTCTTATCTCAggaaaacactcagatcagagaTCTGCAACAAGAAAATAGAG AGCTATGGATCTCCTTGGAAGAACATCAAGATGCACTGGAACTTATTATGagcaaatacagaaaacatatgcTGCAgctcatgatgaaaagaaaagatatGGATTCTCAATCGATTTTGCAAGTACATCAAACTCAGTCTGCG GAGATTGAGAGTCAGATTGACATAATCTGTGAAATGGGAGAGGTTATGAGAAAAGCAGTTAATGTTGACAGTGAtcagtattataaaatacaagaaAAGCTAGCACAGTTAGAG cTTGAAAATAAAGAGTTGCGAAAATTATTATCAATCAGTAAAGAATCTGTCGAAGTGAGGCAAGAATTACTTGATGTTACAACTCAAGCTACAAAACCTCAGTCCTTGAACAGTTGA
- the SIKE1 gene encoding suppressor of IKBKE 1 isoform X2, whose translation MRARKRYRGEGGCNAVPRDFQKKMACTIEKILTDAKTLLERLKDHDNAAETLIDQSTMLHNKVVAMKEAGSTLSHKYQEDAAELKDLSKYKPHILLSQENTQIRDLQQENRELWISLEEHQDALELIMSKYRKHMLQLMMKRKDMDSQSILQVHQTQSAEIESQIDIICEMGEVMRKAVNVDSDQYYKIQEKLAQLELENKELRKLLSISKESVEVRQELLDVTTQATKPQSLNS comes from the exons atgcgcGCGAGGAAGAGATATCGCGGGGAAGGAGGGTGTAACGCGGTTCCTCGGGATTTCCAG AAAAAAATGGCCTGCACAATagaaaagatcttgacagatgcCAAGACATTGCTGGAAAGGCTGAAAGATCATGATAATGCTGCTGAGACTCTCATTGATCAGTCCACTATGTTGCATAATAAAGTAGTAGCCATGAAAGAAGCTGGTTCAACTCTTTCACACAAG taTCAAGAAGATGCAGCTGAGCTAAAGGATCTCTCTAAATACAAACCTCACATTCTCTTATCTCAggaaaacactcagatcagagaTCTGCAACAAGAAAATAGAG AGCTATGGATCTCCTTGGAAGAACATCAAGATGCACTGGAACTTATTATGagcaaatacagaaaacatatgcTGCAgctcatgatgaaaagaaaagatatGGATTCTCAATCGATTTTGCAAGTACATCAAACTCAGTCTGCG GAGATTGAGAGTCAGATTGACATAATCTGTGAAATGGGAGAGGTTATGAGAAAAGCAGTTAATGTTGACAGTGAtcagtattataaaatacaagaaAAGCTAGCACAGTTAGAG cTTGAAAATAAAGAGTTGCGAAAATTATTATCAATCAGTAAAGAATCTGTCGAAGTGAGGCAAGAATTACTTGATGTTACAACTCAAGCTACAAAACCTCAGTCCTTGAACAGTTGA